The Phragmitibacter flavus genome includes a window with the following:
- a CDS encoding serine/threonine protein kinase, giving the protein MESSLNQEVDTLIFETALSLEDESLRQEFLKRTFKDDPKGQDRMERLLESAGEATSFFLEAREARDQLAGGLVGELPQRPAVADDPSTTVELGATIGDYRLLRCLGSGGSGNVYEAEQAHPVKRRVALKIFHLDTESVLAKARFDIERQALAIMDHPNIAKVLDVGGFHNGNPYFVLELVEGIPITRYCDENKLDIRQRIELFIQVCDAIQHAHSKRIIHRDIKPSNVLVGGSGNQRVTKVIDFSIAKAVVADYKVQPLITGHDQFIGTPAYMSPEQVEMIGIDIDTRSDVYSLGVLFYELLTSATPLDFHKLPNSGMSGIRKAILDNQYLKPSTRLGEFSASEAQAIADARGTDPVRLLSSIKGDLDWIVMKALDKDRNARYETANALMLDLKRHLDNKPVAARKPNGLYTFTKFVRRNRVPFFSALAAILSILFGFGTSTTLYLREKAALKEQERLSLEAERSRDQELRLRRQAQSRANVSYAAFLLGEGKVSEADELLQLNPLVSIEPSKEASSVFRTLGNWYATYDRWSEAVECYRLMAQATKMNRAEEILRGTDLLVTAPALLKLGDNIGYEKFRQETLARHLPVSDSLQAEHILKACLITKASPQMLQQLEGAAALCEKQINEYVEGPFPAWEGLSLSLYYYRKGNFAKVIEIGQRTIFSPNIREICAAALRVLMAVSHRELGNLEESKAGLESARSIIRKPRVDNTNEEKAIFPKWYDWEIASLLLAEAEKTP; this is encoded by the coding sequence ATGGAAAGTTCGCTGAATCAGGAAGTCGATACTTTAATTTTTGAGACCGCCCTTTCTCTCGAAGATGAAAGCCTGCGTCAGGAATTTCTAAAGCGCACCTTCAAGGATGATCCCAAAGGTCAGGATCGCATGGAAAGGCTTCTGGAATCGGCAGGAGAAGCCACGTCATTTTTTCTGGAAGCGCGCGAGGCTCGTGACCAACTGGCAGGCGGGCTGGTTGGAGAACTTCCGCAGCGACCGGCCGTTGCTGACGACCCTTCAACCACGGTTGAGCTAGGAGCGACGATCGGAGACTACCGTCTGCTTCGCTGTCTTGGCTCTGGAGGAAGCGGCAACGTCTATGAAGCGGAACAGGCCCATCCCGTGAAGCGGCGGGTCGCCCTCAAGATCTTCCATCTCGATACCGAAAGCGTTCTGGCGAAAGCTCGATTTGACATCGAACGTCAGGCGCTCGCGATCATGGATCACCCCAACATCGCCAAGGTCCTGGATGTGGGCGGCTTTCACAATGGCAACCCCTATTTCGTGTTGGAACTCGTTGAGGGAATCCCCATCACCCGCTACTGCGATGAGAACAAACTCGATATCAGGCAGCGCATCGAACTTTTCATCCAGGTCTGCGACGCCATCCAGCACGCGCATTCCAAACGAATCATTCACCGCGACATCAAACCATCCAACGTGCTGGTCGGTGGTTCAGGCAACCAGCGCGTGACCAAGGTGATTGATTTCAGCATCGCGAAAGCAGTGGTGGCCGACTACAAGGTGCAACCTTTGATCACGGGGCATGATCAGTTCATCGGAACCCCCGCCTACATGAGTCCGGAGCAGGTGGAGATGATCGGCATCGACATCGACACCCGCAGCGATGTTTACAGCCTTGGCGTGTTGTTTTATGAACTGCTGACTTCCGCCACTCCATTGGATTTTCACAAGCTGCCGAACTCCGGCATGTCCGGCATTCGCAAAGCGATCCTGGACAATCAGTATCTCAAACCATCCACGCGTCTTGGTGAATTCAGCGCGAGCGAAGCGCAGGCCATCGCGGATGCGCGCGGCACCGATCCCGTTCGATTGCTTTCCAGCATCAAAGGAGATCTTGATTGGATCGTGATGAAGGCGCTCGATAAAGATCGCAATGCGCGATATGAGACGGCCAATGCCCTCATGCTGGATCTGAAGAGGCATCTCGACAACAAACCCGTGGCGGCCCGCAAACCCAACGGCCTCTACACCTTCACGAAGTTTGTCCGGCGCAATCGCGTGCCGTTCTTTTCCGCACTAGCCGCCATCCTTTCCATCCTGTTCGGATTTGGAACCTCCACCACTTTGTATCTCCGCGAGAAAGCGGCACTTAAGGAGCAGGAGCGCTTGAGCCTTGAAGCCGAAAGATCGCGCGATCAGGAATTGCGCTTGCGACGTCAGGCTCAATCAAGAGCGAATGTTTCCTACGCCGCCTTCCTGCTTGGGGAAGGCAAAGTAAGTGAGGCGGATGAGTTGTTGCAGCTAAACCCGCTGGTCTCCATTGAACCTTCCAAAGAAGCCTCGTCGGTTTTCAGGACGCTTGGTAACTGGTATGCCACTTATGATCGATGGTCAGAAGCGGTGGAATGTTATCGGCTCATGGCGCAGGCCACAAAAATGAATCGCGCTGAAGAAATTCTTCGTGGAACTGACCTTCTGGTAACGGCTCCGGCACTGTTAAAACTCGGAGACAATATTGGATACGAAAAGTTTCGGCAAGAGACTCTGGCGCGCCATTTGCCGGTATCTGACTCTCTACAAGCGGAGCACATTCTGAAAGCCTGCCTCATCACCAAAGCATCGCCCCAGATGTTGCAGCAGTTGGAAGGGGCGGCTGCCTTGTGTGAGAAACAAATCAACGAGTATGTTGAAGGACCTTTTCCGGCGTGGGAAGGACTGTCACTATCTCTCTATTACTACCGCAAAGGTAACTTTGCCAAGGTCATCGAGATCGGTCAGCGAACCATTTTCTCTCCCAACATTCGGGAAATCTGCGCTGCCGCCCTCCGCGTTCTGATGGCGGTTTCACACCGAGAGCTTGGAAACCTTGAGGAATCAAAAGCCGGGCTGGAGTCGGCTCGTTCCATCATCAGAAAACCGCGGGTCGACAACACCAACGAGGAAAAGGCGATCTTCCCCAAGTGGTATGATTGGGAGATTGCATCGCTGCTATTGGCAGAGGCGGAAAAAACGCCCTGA
- a CDS encoding ECF-type sigma factor, whose product MRNTHQADNTDLTGINGSESFDSLEPGKSLPSNELMPILYEKLRRLAASKMSYEPGMQTLQPTALVHEAWLRLDRANTDWDSQAHFFGAAAEAMRRILVDRARARATAKRQLTEQVVTALSDPQTDQDYLLLIEEALKQLEVEDPDAAEIVTLKFFSGCTSAEIASVMKQSVRTIERQWTFAKAKLFQIIRDDLGHHQTDPWKVR is encoded by the coding sequence ATGAGAAACACTCACCAGGCTGACAACACTGACCTGACCGGCATCAACGGGTCTGAGAGTTTTGACAGCCTGGAGCCTGGGAAGAGTCTGCCATCCAATGAGTTGATGCCCATCCTGTATGAAAAGCTGCGACGGCTGGCAGCATCCAAGATGTCTTATGAGCCCGGCATGCAAACCTTGCAACCTACGGCACTGGTGCATGAAGCCTGGTTGCGCTTGGACAGAGCCAATACGGATTGGGATAGTCAGGCCCACTTCTTTGGAGCAGCGGCGGAGGCGATGCGGCGCATTCTGGTGGACCGTGCCAGAGCCAGGGCGACCGCGAAACGTCAACTTACCGAGCAAGTTGTCACTGCACTAAGTGATCCACAGACCGATCAGGATTATCTCCTGCTCATTGAGGAGGCATTGAAACAATTGGAAGTGGAAGACCCGGATGCGGCGGAGATCGTAACCCTCAAATTTTTTAGCGGCTGCACGAGCGCGGAAATCGCTTCGGTGATGAAGCAAAGCGTGCGCACCATCGAAAGGCAGTGGACCTTCGCCAAAGCCAAATTGTTTCAGATCATCCGCGACGATCTTGGCCACCATCAGACCGATCCATGGAAAGTTCGCTGA
- a CDS encoding PEP-CTERM sorting domain-containing protein translates to MSLLRLIILATLAAPLSSGRAATIISTGSGHWNTNASTIWTGGAGTTGPRVGNAASSADSVEILAGHIISFSAGSPGTGSIGTNDFALGNGNVVSINGGVFAHANNGGNWFRLGQFSGGTFNINDGAAYLPVGNVQVGLGPAGSSTVRIGDGTGAAGSAILNMRDAFNVTNGTTSASGHISELNLGSQQDNTLTGSAGFIIIESDGILEGAQHTTTNTATAGNPPNWVYSQSTTRIGRYGSETESSLIIKAGGRFNARGNIEVGANRTAAGLSAKGLLHLDGTGANLTHSFGDLTIGYTGDGRMIIENGAEYIRLTHAVDPISGVIPRRNTLHIGRNAAGVGTLDIRSGGKFIRDSGGNVGDLYIGTSGRGTVTISDGGEFINRSTNWDWVGVDPGGQGAIIVNEGGIYTSSANLVLGRDAASGSLAAANGRLEINNGQMTIGDIHIGQDGRGHFLMNGGTASVNRLTMARGTGTSTLDIRDGELTIRGNFFAGGDSDAAYANSTAPGIATITQSGGTVTATNAMSIGLSAGHTATFDMTGGEFYHEIGDITIGEKGTGTTRIGKDATFIDQSNQVDSFLFVGRQDGSNGILMVDGYLEKTNAAAGIRVGYGSDAAGLENNTTGVGLIGGTGEIKAPGSIWVGNRGTITGGTKTTAGLLTIDGGLNLVSTVGSATQSTLFVNFDSNFELGADRIEIHGAFNVDGAVIDGIWDGGGEVGFDSRYWIVVNSDADQIGAGLFANMSFDSTHELANAYLNDLYADGFITLGGMEFAMFYSADFETRATTGGNDLLLSAMGSVVPEPSMATLFGAGLAALVMRRRRRH, encoded by the coding sequence ATGAGTTTACTTCGCTTGATCATCCTCGCCACCCTCGCCGCACCGCTCTCCTCCGGTCGTGCCGCCACCATCATCTCGACAGGTTCCGGTCACTGGAACACCAATGCCTCCACCATTTGGACTGGGGGTGCGGGGACGACAGGCCCACGAGTAGGAAACGCGGCGAGCTCCGCTGACAGCGTTGAAATTCTGGCAGGCCACATCATCAGTTTCTCCGCCGGAAGTCCTGGCACCGGCAGCATCGGAACCAACGACTTCGCTCTTGGCAATGGCAACGTCGTCAGCATCAATGGTGGCGTCTTTGCCCATGCCAACAACGGCGGCAACTGGTTCCGCCTCGGACAGTTCAGCGGCGGAACTTTTAATATCAACGATGGTGCCGCCTACCTTCCAGTAGGCAACGTTCAGGTCGGACTCGGACCCGCCGGCAGCAGCACGGTTCGCATCGGCGATGGCACCGGTGCAGCCGGATCGGCCATTCTTAACATGCGCGATGCCTTCAACGTGACCAACGGCACGACCTCCGCCAGCGGACATATCTCCGAGTTGAACCTCGGTTCCCAGCAGGACAACACGCTGACCGGCAGTGCCGGATTCATCATCATTGAATCGGACGGCATTCTCGAAGGTGCCCAACACACCACCACCAATACCGCGACCGCTGGCAACCCGCCCAACTGGGTCTACAGTCAGAGCACCACCCGCATCGGCCGCTACGGCTCGGAAACGGAAAGCTCTCTCATCATCAAGGCGGGCGGGCGTTTCAATGCGCGCGGCAACATCGAAGTTGGAGCCAATCGCACTGCGGCAGGATTGTCCGCCAAAGGATTGCTTCACCTGGATGGCACCGGAGCCAACCTCACCCACAGCTTTGGCGACCTGACCATCGGTTACACCGGCGACGGACGGATGATCATCGAGAACGGTGCCGAATACATTCGTCTCACCCACGCGGTTGATCCCATCAGTGGGGTCATCCCTCGCAGGAACACCCTCCACATCGGAAGAAATGCTGCTGGCGTTGGCACCCTTGATATTCGTTCCGGTGGGAAATTTATCCGCGACTCCGGCGGTAACGTCGGAGATTTATACATTGGCACCAGTGGCCGGGGAACCGTCACCATCTCTGATGGCGGCGAATTCATCAACCGCTCCACCAACTGGGATTGGGTCGGTGTCGACCCCGGCGGTCAAGGAGCCATCATCGTTAACGAAGGAGGCATCTACACCTCAAGCGCCAATCTTGTGCTCGGTCGCGACGCAGCCAGCGGCTCACTGGCAGCCGCAAACGGACGGCTCGAAATCAACAACGGTCAGATGACGATTGGCGATATCCACATCGGCCAGGATGGCAGGGGCCATTTCCTCATGAATGGCGGCACCGCCTCTGTGAACAGACTCACCATGGCTCGAGGCACGGGAACCAGCACTCTCGACATCAGGGACGGGGAACTCACCATCCGTGGCAACTTCTTCGCCGGCGGCGATTCCGACGCGGCCTACGCCAACAGCACCGCCCCCGGCATCGCGACCATCACCCAAAGCGGCGGCACCGTCACCGCCACGAACGCCATGTCCATCGGCCTCTCCGCCGGACACACTGCCACGTTCGACATGACCGGCGGTGAGTTCTACCACGAAATCGGCGATATCACCATCGGGGAAAAAGGAACCGGCACGACGCGCATTGGCAAGGACGCCACCTTCATCGACCAGTCCAACCAAGTGGATTCGTTTCTGTTCGTTGGGCGTCAAGACGGGTCCAATGGCATCCTCATGGTCGATGGCTACCTTGAAAAAACCAATGCCGCTGCGGGCATCCGTGTGGGTTATGGCAGTGATGCAGCCGGTCTTGAGAACAATACTACTGGTGTCGGATTGATCGGTGGAACTGGGGAGATCAAAGCACCTGGCAGCATCTGGGTGGGCAATCGTGGCACCATCACCGGCGGCACCAAAACAACGGCGGGGCTGCTGACCATTGATGGCGGACTCAACCTGGTTTCCACCGTTGGTTCAGCCACGCAAAGCACCCTGTTCGTCAACTTCGACAGCAATTTTGAACTCGGTGCCGACCGCATCGAGATCCATGGGGCGTTCAACGTCGACGGTGCCGTTATCGACGGCATTTGGGATGGCGGCGGTGAGGTGGGTTTTGACAGCCGCTACTGGATCGTGGTGAACAGCGACGCAGATCAGATCGGCGCAGGGTTGTTTGCCAACATGAGTTTCGACTCCACCCATGAACTGGCGAATGCCTACCTCAATGATCTCTATGCCGATGGTTTCATCACCCTTGGCGGGATGGAATTCGCCATGTTCTACTCAGCCGACTTTGAAACCAGAGCCACCACCGGCGGCAACGACCTGCTCCTTTCCGCCATGGGGTCCGTGGTGCCCGAACCCTCCATGGCGACGCTGTTCGGTGCTGGCCTTGCCGCCCTCGTGATGCGCCGTCGCCGTCGTCATTGA
- the vccA gene encoding Verru_Chthon cassette protein A, which translates to MNPFSHHPSPRRQGIALVMVLVAIAVISMLVLAFLANARTEHRSASAFSDIASARTLAELPVNIAIGQIRRATEQNGLEKTWASQPGLIRVFGTEPDAQNSGPRSKTTALYKLYSDETMVVAPASASATADGMNINVVRNALDSDANDLADWQNVPGMYVDINEPAPVIQEGSNKVQTVFPISDPRGTFSRDNGRPVDGFQFDDNAVPGTESPSSVEDISARLPMPVKWLYVLADGQVLPPTGGNATTGLSFGGDGAAVPSEANPIVGRIAFWTDDESTKININTATEGTGWDVPRAYTATTVKFARRQAAQNEYSRYPGHPAQTSLSPVFQAFGEKLVAEPSMSDDELATVLERYHRISPRVPWGGSMGGTQPTAAAVVADKEDRLYTTLDEMLFNRDRDDQDPALTQQDIATSRFFLTTHSRAPELNLFNQPRMMLWPISADPVDRNAKDKLLSFVGTGGGKPWYFSRLQNFKTVDNAGSAQRIRGDLDLDNSTGASSALARNRELYEDHLIPLTGGNGGSSAHDIPGFGSNFAEKYTPLRRDQILTQIFDFMRWSVNSYSTGLAPKYTYTPPRAGDRRGESSAVPLIPGNDTKGFGRFPTITEAAIVFMATSKHPVTDATTQMQAFIALEPFIPVTGAPSAAPNVRYRISGLNTFTAAGRPMLFPAAATILCNTAGGYLDSAGSTAFNGFGQQFRMANRDSGDQKAREMTRGKERDGFPFCSSFLTVSNLTEFAFSGGTITIEVLTGFAASGSEELVQKIELNFPAATLKVPQMRGADAATYNTLAKRIDGSAGNFVNTLVRDGDVTRSVEVDVNGPSRGDLRLLCAMSDVPANWFTSHPRYPDTSVERLHFLRVDSQMVNGQFGPSDSATGPLGVDRGGRVSTVNTAGTLVNGIWYARDSIPAVVRGQNGALNRNNRPGDFDNGIGRMADGPYINKADENNINSNTSAVDGDLGYFSRHSFGTENGISFSPNRQIASAVAFGSLPSGIFGSQAANAHQPWQTLLFSPIPAARSTPADQEPDENDHEGFKGPRDHLWLDLFWMPVVEPYAISESFATGGKINMNYQLMPFRHIERSTGLHAVLKPTLLSAISPNSVGGTTPAGHTNVGGKNYKEGTSHQYELHYQVNRSETLKAFSRRFNSGDVFRSASEICEIFLVPQRIAGATYNTDASAPPTSYDDMVTWWNGSLNNVDAFEPTGDNSREAPYNQLYPRLTTKSNTFTVHFRVQTLKKARSTPQDRWLEDEDMVRSEHRGSATLERYLDPNDPELTVLASNPPDPTQSWDQYYRFRIINRKTFSP; encoded by the coding sequence ATGAATCCATTTTCCCATCATCCCTCTCCGCGCCGCCAAGGCATCGCTTTGGTAATGGTGCTGGTGGCGATCGCCGTCATCTCCATGTTGGTGCTGGCTTTCCTGGCGAACGCTCGCACCGAACATCGTTCCGCGTCGGCCTTTTCGGACATCGCTTCGGCGCGGACCTTGGCGGAACTGCCCGTCAACATCGCGATCGGGCAAATCCGCCGTGCGACCGAACAAAACGGACTGGAGAAAACCTGGGCTTCACAGCCGGGACTCATCCGCGTGTTTGGCACCGAGCCGGATGCCCAGAACAGTGGACCGCGCTCGAAGACCACCGCCCTCTACAAATTGTATTCCGATGAAACCATGGTGGTTGCTCCCGCCAGTGCCAGCGCCACCGCCGATGGCATGAACATCAATGTGGTCAGAAACGCCCTCGACAGCGACGCCAATGATCTCGCCGACTGGCAGAATGTGCCAGGCATGTATGTGGACATCAATGAACCCGCACCGGTGATACAGGAAGGGTCCAACAAGGTTCAGACCGTGTTTCCCATCAGTGATCCGCGCGGCACTTTTTCGCGTGACAACGGCCGGCCAGTGGATGGCTTCCAATTTGATGACAATGCGGTGCCCGGCACTGAATCCCCCTCCAGTGTCGAAGACATCAGTGCGCGCCTGCCCATGCCGGTGAAGTGGCTTTACGTGTTGGCCGACGGTCAGGTGCTGCCGCCGACGGGAGGCAATGCCACCACCGGCCTGTCCTTTGGAGGCGATGGCGCGGCCGTTCCTAGTGAAGCGAATCCCATCGTCGGACGCATCGCGTTTTGGACTGACGACGAAAGCACCAAAATCAACATCAACACCGCCACTGAAGGAACGGGCTGGGATGTGCCTCGCGCCTACACGGCCACAACCGTCAAGTTTGCCCGCCGCCAGGCTGCGCAGAACGAATATTCGAGATATCCCGGTCATCCCGCGCAGACTTCACTCAGCCCGGTGTTCCAGGCGTTTGGAGAAAAGCTGGTGGCGGAACCGTCCATGAGTGATGACGAACTCGCCACGGTGCTGGAGCGCTATCATCGCATCAGTCCACGAGTGCCTTGGGGCGGAAGCATGGGCGGCACGCAACCCACCGCCGCTGCCGTGGTGGCAGACAAGGAGGACCGCCTTTACACCACACTTGATGAGATGCTCTTCAATCGAGACCGCGACGATCAAGACCCCGCGTTGACCCAGCAGGACATCGCCACCTCGAGATTTTTCCTGACCACCCACAGCCGGGCTCCAGAGCTCAATCTCTTCAACCAGCCGCGCATGATGTTATGGCCCATTTCGGCAGACCCGGTGGACCGCAACGCCAAGGACAAACTACTGTCCTTCGTAGGCACCGGTGGCGGCAAGCCTTGGTATTTTTCCCGACTGCAAAACTTCAAGACCGTGGACAACGCCGGCTCCGCCCAGCGCATCCGCGGTGATCTGGATCTGGATAACTCAACGGGCGCTTCGAGTGCCCTGGCACGCAACCGTGAGCTTTATGAAGATCACCTCATCCCGCTCACCGGTGGTAATGGCGGGAGCTCTGCTCATGACATTCCCGGTTTCGGCAGCAACTTTGCCGAGAAATACACTCCTCTGCGACGCGACCAGATCCTCACGCAGATCTTCGATTTCATGCGTTGGTCGGTCAACAGCTACAGCACTGGACTCGCTCCAAAATACACCTACACGCCGCCACGCGCTGGCGACCGTCGCGGTGAATCCTCCGCCGTGCCTCTCATCCCCGGCAACGACACCAAGGGATTTGGACGATTCCCCACCATCACCGAAGCGGCGATTGTCTTCATGGCCACCAGCAAACATCCCGTGACTGACGCCACCACCCAGATGCAGGCCTTCATCGCACTGGAACCCTTCATCCCCGTGACCGGAGCCCCCTCAGCAGCCCCCAATGTTCGCTATCGAATCTCCGGTCTGAACACCTTTACCGCTGCTGGCAGACCCATGCTGTTTCCCGCAGCGGCCACCATTCTCTGCAACACGGCAGGCGGTTATCTGGACTCCGCCGGCAGCACGGCATTCAACGGATTCGGCCAGCAATTCAGAATGGCCAATCGCGACTCTGGAGACCAGAAAGCTCGCGAGATGACTAGAGGAAAAGAACGTGACGGCTTCCCCTTTTGTAGCAGCTTCCTAACGGTAAGCAATCTCACCGAGTTCGCCTTCAGCGGAGGCACCATCACCATCGAAGTGCTCACCGGTTTTGCCGCTTCAGGCTCCGAGGAACTGGTGCAAAAGATCGAGCTCAACTTCCCGGCGGCGACCCTTAAAGTGCCGCAGATGCGCGGCGCCGACGCGGCCACCTACAACACCTTGGCCAAGCGCATTGACGGCTCTGCTGGCAACTTTGTGAACACGTTGGTCCGGGATGGCGATGTCACCCGCAGCGTCGAAGTGGACGTCAACGGTCCGTCACGTGGCGACCTGCGTCTGCTTTGTGCAATGAGCGACGTGCCTGCGAACTGGTTCACCAGCCATCCCCGATACCCCGACACCAGTGTGGAAAGGCTGCACTTTCTGCGCGTCGACAGCCAGATGGTCAACGGTCAGTTTGGCCCATCCGACAGTGCCACAGGCCCGTTGGGCGTTGATCGCGGCGGACGCGTTTCCACCGTCAACACCGCAGGCACCCTCGTCAATGGCATCTGGTATGCCCGCGACTCCATCCCCGCCGTGGTTCGCGGTCAAAATGGTGCGCTCAACCGCAACAACCGACCCGGTGATTTCGACAATGGCATCGGCCGCATGGCAGACGGTCCCTACATCAACAAGGCCGACGAAAACAACATCAACAGCAACACCAGCGCTGTCGACGGTGATCTCGGCTACTTTAGCCGCCACAGTTTCGGAACCGAAAACGGCATCAGTTTCAGCCCCAACCGCCAGATCGCATCCGCCGTGGCTTTCGGTTCGCTGCCCTCCGGCATCTTCGGCAGTCAGGCCGCCAACGCCCACCAACCCTGGCAAACCTTGTTGTTTTCTCCTATTCCCGCCGCGCGCTCGACTCCTGCCGATCAGGAGCCGGATGAAAACGATCACGAAGGTTTCAAGGGTCCCCGCGATCACCTTTGGCTCGACCTGTTTTGGATGCCGGTGGTGGAGCCTTATGCGATCAGCGAATCCTTCGCCACCGGTGGCAAGATCAACATGAATTACCAGCTCATGCCGTTCCGCCACATCGAAAGAAGCACCGGCCTTCACGCGGTTCTCAAACCCACCCTGCTCAGCGCCATCTCTCCGAACTCCGTCGGCGGCACCACCCCCGCAGGTCACACCAATGTGGGCGGAAAAAACTACAAGGAAGGCACCTCCCACCAATACGAACTCCACTATCAGGTCAATCGATCCGAAACCCTCAAAGCGTTTTCCCGACGATTCAACTCCGGCGACGTTTTTCGCTCCGCCTCGGAGATCTGCGAAATCTTCCTCGTTCCGCAACGCATCGCCGGTGCCACTTACAATACCGACGCTTCTGCTCCACCGACCAGCTACGACGACATGGTCACCTGGTGGAACGGCAGCCTTAACAATGTCGACGCCTTCGAACCCACCGGCGACAACAGCCGCGAAGCTCCCTACAACCAGCTTTATCCGCGACTCACCACCAAATCGAACACCTTCACCGTGCACTTCCGCGTGCAAACGCTCAAGAAAGCCCGCAGCACTCCTCAAGACCGCTGGCTGGAGGACGAGGACATGGTGCGCTCCGAACATCGCGGCTCCGCCACTCTCGAGCGTTATCTCGACCCCAATGATCCCGAGCTCACCGTCCTCGCCAGCAATCCCCCGGACCCCACGCAAAGCTGGGATCAATACTACCGCTTCCGCATCATCAACCGCAAAACCTTCTCCCCGTAA
- the vccB gene encoding Verru_Chthon cassette protein B: MNHPTFSISKQGFSLPEVALSLGIAATALLTLISLLPMGLDTLRDSSNKQAEARIVQSIMDRYQTSGWLEQDDGGGRGSVLQDRTLFFDQTGTEVANAADFDCNYAVQISVGNTPTLRGDARANDYLRRLIVRITDNAKNYQSALSNGSGKYRERSVWIALLEQTGPLPAIPTTTVSSL; encoded by the coding sequence ATGAATCACCCAACATTTTCCATCAGCAAACAAGGGTTTTCCCTGCCCGAGGTAGCCCTGTCTCTGGGCATTGCGGCCACTGCGCTGCTCACGCTTATCTCGCTGCTTCCCATGGGGCTCGACACCCTGCGCGATTCCAGCAACAAACAGGCCGAAGCCCGCATTGTGCAATCCATCATGGACCGCTATCAAACCAGCGGCTGGCTCGAGCAAGACGACGGCGGCGGTCGCGGATCGGTGCTGCAAGACCGCACGCTATTCTTCGACCAGACTGGCACCGAAGTTGCCAATGCGGCGGATTTCGACTGCAACTACGCCGTGCAAATCAGTGTCGGCAACACGCCCACTTTGCGGGGCGATGCCCGGGCCAATGACTATCTGCGCCGCTTGATCGTTCGCATCACCGACAACGCCAAAAACTATCAATCCGCCCTTTCCAACGGTTCCGGCAAGTATCGCGAGCGCAGCGTGTGGATTGCCCTGCTCGAACAAACCGGCCCGCTTCCAGCCATTCCGACCACCACGGTCTCTTCCTTGTGA
- the vccC gene encoding Verru_Chthon cassette protein C, with amino-acid sequence MRRGSPSTNRNAAFTLIEVLVSVSVLALMMTIIAEMMRRTQDTVSKASSHASEFQEGRRALDAITHALSQATMDAVWGYRRSATDASVITGYERVSDHHFVLAPAAELLPPDTTAEAGQAVFFQAPLGKVNDETKRRLHHLINGCGFYIRYGSDLDTRPAFLQSGQPVQLNPDRNRFRLMQYLQPAEDSILYSSGLGLNRLTNRSQALQWFQNDLDATSQPLADNILALILIPYAANVQSGSGNTTIVPDAHYQYDSRDFQWSGLNDDNQSRRHQLPPMVGVSLIIADEHSYEGLAIRMGESAAAAAIRAVLTGKFSDHHKLQDDLAAVESGLAALPLHHKILSANVALRGSKWISENEQ; translated from the coding sequence GTGAGAAGGGGATCTCCATCAACGAATCGGAACGCTGCATTCACCCTCATTGAGGTGCTCGTCTCGGTTTCCGTTCTGGCGCTGATGATGACCATCATTGCCGAGATGATGCGCCGCACCCAGGACACCGTCTCGAAGGCCAGTTCCCACGCGAGCGAATTCCAGGAAGGGCGCCGTGCTCTGGATGCCATCACGCATGCGCTCTCACAGGCCACCATGGACGCGGTGTGGGGTTATCGTCGCTCCGCCACCGATGCCAGCGTCATCACGGGTTATGAACGCGTGTCTGATCACCATTTCGTCCTTGCGCCTGCCGCCGAACTCCTTCCCCCCGATACCACCGCCGAAGCCGGGCAGGCGGTGTTTTTTCAAGCGCCTTTGGGCAAGGTCAACGACGAAACCAAACGACGTCTGCATCATTTGATCAACGGCTGTGGATTCTACATCCGGTATGGCAGCGACCTCGACACTCGTCCCGCCTTTCTGCAATCCGGTCAGCCCGTTCAACTCAACCCGGATCGCAACCGATTCCGGCTCATGCAATACCTGCAACCTGCCGAGGACAGCATCCTCTACAGCAGCGGACTCGGACTCAACCGGCTCACCAACCGCAGTCAGGCACTTCAATGGTTTCAAAACGACCTCGACGCCACGTCGCAACCGCTCGCCGACAACATCCTCGCCCTCATCCTGATTCCCTATGCCGCCAATGTTCAGTCCGGCAGCGGCAACACCACTATTGTTCCCGACGCCCATTACCAATACGACAGCCGCGACTTCCAATGGAGTGGACTTAATGACGACAACCAATCGCGCCGCCATCAACTGCCTCCCATGGTGGGCGTTTCACTGATCATCGCCGACGAGCACAGCTATGAAGGCCTGGCCATACGCATGGGCGAATCCGCTGCCGCTGCTGCCATTCGTGCGGTTCTGACCGGAAAATTTTCTGATCATCACAAGCTTCAAGATGACCTCGCCGCAGTGGAGTCAGGCCTGGCCGCCCTGCCTCTGCATCACAAAATCCTCAGTGCCAACGTCGCCTTGCGCGGCTCCAAATGGATCTCCGAAAATGAACAGTAA